A part of Larkinella insperata genomic DNA contains:
- a CDS encoding RagB/SusD family nutrient uptake outer membrane protein, translating to MKLKPIYALAISAMMLSSCKEDFIERPSLSGTTTGNYYNNAEEVRAATSTLYSGLPWRNYESRAQDAIGDVMSGNMFTYTDVDYLNFTVSSASERIGATWGAFYKIIGYANVMIKTFEEKKAAGGGAAYLDPAIAECHFIRGTIYFYIARTWGAAPIITDPGATALSGNFNIPRYLQKDVMRFALEELQLAEAGLPESDVPGRLTKYSAKGMMAKLHLYNKDYANAKAKAEEVINSGKYTLVDDYNGMFTKMSMNNNAESLFSIQHQLAQDPWGTGNIKNPDRGASALRTAEADAWEMYVPSLDLLKEYEFGDLRRKWSVMEHGWTKPEWKPQRVNAPKYNAFMANGFKYDTLQPTEEGGSLSPTRANIAKYFAGPGKSFGGDAVLGQNSGNNVVLLRYADILLIYAEATLGGAASTTDAKALQAVNAVRARAGLAPRTSVTLDQILHERRVEFAFEGDYWYDIQRQGFAKAKEMIQKQNRGSAGNPTYITNFTEDKMYLPIPAGEIVQDPELGKDPVPYYN from the coding sequence ATGAAATTAAAACCCATATATGCCCTGGCGATTTCGGCGATGATGCTGTCTTCCTGCAAAGAAGATTTCATCGAGCGGCCTTCGCTGTCGGGCACTACAACCGGCAACTATTACAACAACGCGGAGGAAGTCCGGGCCGCAACCAGTACACTCTATAGCGGTTTGCCCTGGCGGAACTACGAAAGCCGGGCGCAGGATGCCATCGGGGATGTAATGTCCGGTAACATGTTTACCTATACCGATGTCGACTACCTGAACTTCACGGTTTCATCGGCCTCCGAACGGATCGGGGCAACTTGGGGGGCGTTTTACAAGATCATCGGGTACGCCAACGTGATGATCAAGACGTTTGAGGAGAAGAAAGCCGCCGGTGGGGGAGCTGCCTACCTCGATCCCGCCATTGCCGAATGTCACTTCATCCGGGGGACGATCTATTTCTACATCGCCCGCACTTGGGGAGCCGCGCCGATCATCACCGATCCGGGAGCAACGGCTTTGTCGGGCAACTTCAACATTCCGCGTTACCTGCAAAAAGACGTGATGCGGTTTGCCCTGGAAGAACTGCAACTGGCCGAAGCCGGTTTGCCGGAATCAGATGTGCCGGGCCGTTTGACAAAATACTCGGCGAAGGGCATGATGGCGAAGCTGCATCTGTACAACAAAGATTACGCGAACGCCAAAGCGAAGGCCGAGGAAGTGATCAACTCCGGCAAATACACCCTCGTGGATGACTACAACGGCATGTTCACCAAAATGAGCATGAACAACAACGCGGAATCGTTATTCTCCATTCAGCACCAACTGGCACAGGACCCCTGGGGGACCGGTAACATCAAAAACCCGGATCGCGGAGCCAGCGCCCTGCGGACGGCCGAAGCCGATGCCTGGGAAATGTACGTACCGTCGCTGGACCTGCTGAAAGAATACGAATTTGGCGATTTGCGCCGGAAGTGGTCGGTAATGGAACACGGCTGGACGAAACCGGAATGGAAGCCGCAACGCGTGAACGCTCCCAAGTACAACGCGTTCATGGCCAACGGATTTAAATACGACACGCTGCAACCGACGGAAGAAGGGGGTAGCCTGAGCCCGACACGCGCCAACATTGCCAAGTACTTCGCCGGTCCCGGCAAGAGTTTCGGGGGCGATGCGGTGCTGGGTCAGAACTCGGGCAACAACGTCGTGCTGCTGCGCTATGCCGACATTCTGCTGATTTACGCCGAAGCTACCCTGGGCGGTGCGGCTTCCACCACGGATGCGAAAGCGTTGCAGGCGGTGAACGCCGTTCGGGCCCGGGCCGGTCTGGCGCCCCGGACTTCGGTGACACTGGACCAGATTCTGCACGAACGCCGGGTAGAGTTTGCGTTCGAGGGGGATTACTGGTACGATATTCAGCGTCAGGGCTTTGCCAAAGCGAAAGAAATGATCCAGAAGCAAAACCGGGGATCGGCCGGCAACCCGACGTACATCACCAACTTCACCGAAGACAAGATGTATCTGCCGATTCCGGCGGGCGAAATTGTTCAGGACCCCGAGCTGGGCAAAGATCCGGTGCCGTATTATAACTAG
- a CDS encoding IPT/TIG domain-containing protein, producing the protein MKFNKFNQWVGLSFLTLATGFVMTSCEEDTDGRPQYEAGTPVAAAIAPDSAAAGTVITLTGSGLGDMRTIVFEKDNVPAGFQPTLNTDQALIFRVPEDVVGGVQNITFTNSAGRSVSVPLRVLAYPTVSDISNYNFRKDSEITITGNNLDDVVSVKLTGTSDMATVVSKEKRKLVVKMPTTTASRATLDITNGTGLLRTTQELVNIDRAYQIFTDAYGTGFADGSWGDAGAVSTKEFKSGTASVGKTYQKGNWHLIAFANWSASAISYSPDYTYVSGWIKGASADYTLYLTTDASKAGFGNFDDKNKIDVKAGVWNYFKFKISDIDFWSAGKKLSQVGFRIQGPDKQDETFYFDDIVLIK; encoded by the coding sequence ATGAAATTCAATAAATTCAATCAATGGGTGGGCTTGTCATTCCTGACGCTGGCAACAGGTTTTGTGATGACTTCCTGCGAAGAAGATACCGACGGGCGTCCGCAGTACGAAGCGGGTACCCCCGTGGCGGCCGCCATTGCCCCCGACTCCGCAGCGGCTGGAACGGTGATCACCCTGACGGGTTCGGGCCTGGGCGATATGCGCACCATCGTTTTCGAAAAAGACAACGTACCCGCCGGTTTCCAGCCCACGCTGAATACCGATCAGGCGCTGATTTTCCGGGTGCCGGAAGATGTCGTCGGGGGTGTGCAGAACATCACGTTCACCAACAGCGCCGGGCGGTCGGTATCGGTGCCGTTGCGGGTGCTGGCGTATCCGACGGTTTCCGATATTTCGAACTACAACTTCCGGAAGGATTCCGAAATCACGATTACGGGCAACAACCTGGACGATGTCGTTTCGGTGAAACTGACCGGCACGTCGGACATGGCGACGGTGGTTTCCAAGGAGAAACGTAAACTGGTCGTGAAAATGCCCACAACGACGGCAAGCCGCGCGACACTGGACATCACCAACGGGACGGGTTTGCTGCGCACCACCCAGGAACTGGTGAACATCGACAGAGCTTACCAGATTTTCACGGATGCCTACGGAACCGGTTTTGCCGATGGCTCCTGGGGGGATGCGGGTGCCGTATCAACGAAAGAGTTTAAATCGGGCACGGCTTCGGTCGGTAAAACCTACCAGAAAGGCAACTGGCACCTGATCGCGTTTGCCAACTGGTCTGCGTCGGCCATTTCGTACTCACCGGACTACACCTACGTTTCCGGCTGGATCAAAGGAGCTTCGGCAGATTACACGCTGTACCTGACCACCGACGCCAGCAAAGCCGGTTTTGGCAACTTCGACGACAAAAACAAAATTGACGTGAAGGCCGGCGTCTGGAATTACTTCAAGTTCAAAATTTCCGACATCGACTTCTGGTCGGCTGGCAAGAAATTGTCTCAAGTTGGCTTCCGGATCCAAGGGCCGGATAAACAGGACGAGACGTTCTATTTCGACGATATCGTACTGATTAAATAA